gagacgacagccgtcgagtgtctgcagaatttttgcgcgggcgtgagagcgatattcggggagcggtatcttcggagtccgagccccgaagactgccagatgctgatagatatgcatgggtcggtgcacgggttccctggggtgttgggcagcatagattgtatgcattgggagtggaagaactgccccgccgcctggaaggggatgtacactaccggcttcaaagccaagcatcccacgatgatccttgaagctgtagctgactaccggctgtggatatggcatgcttattttggagtcgccgggtccaacaacgacatcaacgttctccagtcgtcgcccctgttcaacgctcagtgcaatggcgttggacccgccatcagtttcgtcgccaacggcaaccagcataatatggggtactatttggcggatggaatatacccaaactggcccgtctttgtgaagtcaatcaagcatccgctcggacaaaagaagacatactttgcgagccgtcaggaagcagcgcgcaaggatgtggagcgggcatttggtgtgctccagagtcggtgggcggttgtgaagggtcctgcacggcagtggtatattcccaacatcggcgatatcatgtacgcatgtatcataatgcacaacatgattgtcgaaaatgaagctgcggaactgactcagtggaccaatgaagatgatacgggtgcaggtccaagtcacggcgtggccaccgcgaatgtgaatgtgggggtacctcatggagaggtcgcgcggctgcgtgcatttgccgacatgcggcaaacagatgcccatgttcgacttaagcaggatatcatcgaagaggtttggactcggaggggttgacgtgataatgtatgaagttttttttattagtacgtaattttttttttcgaatcttgtatgttttttccgatgaagttgttaatttttcccgttcgtattctcggtcaaattttatttccgtaaatgtaaattgttttatttgtgaatatatgaattttttttattgcgggatgtcctagtgggaagggcggacataggaggggatgtcctagtgacgtggcagtgggatgggaagtcctagtgacgtggcaggaggtgtttttgggatgtcctagtggatgtcctagtgggatgtccgcccactggagatgctctaagaagtTGATGAGTGAGATTGATATTCATCCATACAAAATTCGGTTGTAATGTGAACATAATCATTTCAAAAAATTCAGTCCAACATGTTGAAATAGAGATacatttcatcaaagaaaatATATGGATGGTGGAATAGTGGAATTGCCTTTGTTCGATCTAAAGATCAAGGGGCAGACATTCATACAAAGCTAGTCAACTCTCGAAGGCTTGAAGATATTCAAAGAATCAATTACAGAAGAAGAGACTAATTTCTTTCTTTGTATGAAATCCTTTCCTTGTACACATGCATGGGACTCCATTCTGTAATGTGAATACATAACAAATACAATTGACACTTTCTTTTCTCTCCTAAATGGCCCTTATATCGCTcaacattatatatatatatatagtgttgGAATTGCTTGTTTAGAGGTCAGAGCCTAGGTTGGTTGAGACGAGGACGATCGCAGAAGATGGGAGCATTGGCCTTAACAAACATGGCCACAAGGTAACTCATGCTTCCCCACATGATGGAAATAAATATGTTCCAAGGATCATGCTCATCTACAACTGCATCAGAAACATTTAGTATTGacaaaacaaacaagaataGTACCATCATTTTCGCATTCTAACCTCGTATAAGTGAAAGCATCGCGTAGAAAATCCCACTGACTATCGCCGAAAATGCCAGTGGAAACGACTGCCACAGCCACAAAGAAGCAAACACATGAGATGAAGTAAAAGTGGTTGATTTATGGTGTTAGTAAGAGACTCACAGCAACAGCCTCAACGCTACGATTCCTCAGCACCAGCCAACTAAAATGTCCGTGCAACAGATCAATTGCATCCTGCTTAGAACCATCACAGAAGTTGTTGAGGTAGTAACGCACCAGAGCAGTCCAACCCTCTCTCACAGTACCACAAATTGTTCTCTTGCCAAATCTGATGATATTATTACATGGTTATGTTTGTAATAGTACTAGTTCTAATACATGCCAAATTATTTCACCTCACAAAATCGCCTTTCAAAGCACGAGTGCCAGCGTACTGAATGCTGATGTCATCGCCGTGGTTAGCCCACACTACACAAATAACCTCAGATATTATCATCAGAAACAAATATACTGCACACAGATAGCATATTAATCAGACTCACTATTTTTGAAGCATTCATCCAACTTTGGATGCATTCTAATAGTTTCATCAATATGAAAAACGCCAACCCTTCGAATTTGGGATTCCAACATTTTACGACCAATCATGCTCTGCACATACAATAATCGGTTAATGGTTTCACTCAATATTAAAAACATTCTAaatttgaagtatatttctATCCACCTGGGTGACATTAGTACGGTCCAAACAATCCACGCAATTAGTCCTAACAACTCCAATTTGTTTCTCAACCTTCTCCCTCTTATCATTCAATAAAAAATACCTGAACAAAATCCAATTCAATTGACAGACTCGTTTATAAAACTTGAAagcataattatatttatggaGTATAAGAAATGTTACCTGTTCTTGTAGAGAAATATCTCGATTTGATAATATAGAATGGAAAGCCAATCAATGTATAATTCTCCGCAGATTTTATGAAAATCGAAATGCCTGTACCTGTGCAAAATATTGTAATATTGTACaagtaaattaatatttatcataCACGCATAGAACTTAATAATTAGGCAAGGATGAGATTTTTAGAGAAAATGCATCTTTCACACCTAATATTATCACTAGCAATATGCTGCATTGCGAAGCCAAATAGCTCACATAGACGTCCCTCATCTCCAtgctataaaataaaattgcattgaaattttatttaaatatgcaactaaaaaacaaattttcaaaAGTCTATAGATACTTACCTTGTTGACAAGATTAACAGCTAAAACATTTCCATATTTCTTATTCAGATCATTAAAGTGTTTTTCTACCACATGAGGCTGCAGCAATGTTATGTAATTAATCAGCAGTAGTAAACTATATGTTGGAATTGAGAATATAAATAAACCTCACTTCGAAATTCCAGATGAAGAACTTAGGTTTATACGTTAAATCAACAATCTGATCCCAGATTAAAGGAATTGACCCTCGAACCTATAACAAGAACTCAACAAGTTAAAGATTTCTTCATTTCAAATGGATGATTGTGTTCTCCACAGAATTACCTGGATAAACGATGCAATGTGGCCATTCAGTTGCATGATTTGTTCTGTTTCTACGAAGTTCGCAACAAAACCATCAGAATCAGCTCCTCTCGTCCACATCCGAGTGCCTTCAGAAACATCCAAAATGAGAACTCATAGTATAGATCATATATTAGTTCAATCCATTTTGCATTTCATTCCATATATACCAGTTCGTCTGTTGCACCTACGTCCAATTAGCGAGACTTTGAGAATGTTTTCTCCGAGTGCATACTGAAAGCTCGTGAAACCTGATGACTAGTTAAGGCTTGTTGACTTCATATGCTATACACAAGTAGTAGGACACTATTCATCATCAAGATTACCGCGTCAAATAAAAGGATATTGCCTTGCATAACAGGAAGCAAGTACGGATCAAGCTGCATAAACACACAGCAGATCAGGCACTACACATACCCCAATTGTTGTGGAAGGAGTGCCAAAAATAAGAACTAACCTTGTTATCTACTAGAAATCCTGAAATGTAGCTATTCCATAGAAATCGAGGATCGGCCTGTGCAACAACCATTAACAAAGTAAGTAATTTCCTTAATTTTAACTCTTTTAAAATTAAGGAAATTACTTACTTGTCTCCAAAGAGGAAGCAATTTGGATTCCTCACTCAAACCATGCAGTCTTTGAAGGCTACATACATTTGAAGACTATTAAAAACATTTGGCTACATACATTTGAAGGCTATTAAAAACATTTGGCTACATAGATTTGAAGAAATTAACAAGTTTATTTACCTCAATGTTAAATTGACTTCGTAGGAGAAATAAAGACCAGGAGTGTTCTCTGCAATGTGTAGCAACTGGGAGAGTTCACTCTCCGTCCTTTTCTGCCCCAAAAGAGGCCAAACTCTGTTTTATTTCAGatatcaaaaaaattattattaaagcATTATTACTATACGTGTTCTTCTGTGGCATGCTTGAGGGAGATATCGCAAGGGAAAATCTTCATAGACGAGATTCTGAAGATGGGTTTATTTACATATGTCCCCGCGCTTTCGCGTCCCGTTATCACTAGCAAATAACTGCCTAAACAATTTGGGGGAAAATCAACAATTGATTGACCTAATTAATCGATCCGATTGATCTAGTAGAAATTGGCTTGCCTGCCAAGAGCTTCAGTGTCCCAACCACTCCGTAGATTGTCCAGATTTTTGGGGAACTGATGATCTGCGGTAGCTCGTCTGGGAAGAGAGAGAGCCGATTAAGAATTACGGCAATAAGAGATgaattatgaattaggtttacCGGTGAGAGAGAAGGAGGCGTTGTAGCGGCTGACGGCGAGAAAGGGGGCGGAGGAGCCATCGGTGGGCTCCACCAGATATTGATCTGGGAATTCCCATAGCCGCATTCTGTTATACACCTTCTGCACCACGGGATCGCCCTTCTCCATCATTTTTGCAATTTTGGAAAACCAATCCAAAAACCGATCGACTTGTTCAGtgcgctctctctctctcaacagTAATAACAGAAATATGACACAATTTTCGCGGCAACTTTGGTATGTGCCGCCACGTGTTCAGATGACGTGGCGATTCAAGCAATGAATTTTTATGTACATGTAATGAATTAGTAATCTGCAATTTTTGCCTCATCTCAACGTGTTtactttaataaaaaagagaagaatCACAAAGACTCAAATACTCCattatattaaaatgaaaaacactCAGATTGAGGAGTACATTTTTGGCAAAATTGAAGTTCAAAAGCAATGATAAGTAAAATTGTTTGAGACATTATAATCTTCAGTTGGAATCCGGTGGTTAACCTCCTCCTCGGCCTCCGCAGCCGCTGGTGGTTGTGCATTATCCACCGCCTGCCCCACATGGAGATCAGCAAATTCCTCCTCATGTGGCTGAACAGCGCCGGCGCTGAAGTAAAAGCCTTATTACAGACGGTGCAGTTGTACACACGGCCACCTTCACCACCGCCGGTCTCTTCCTGCCCATCGGATTTCCGAAGACTGGCTGCCAATGCtggggtggtggtggtggataaGGCCGGTTCTGTGGTTGGCCGCCGCGGCCTCGGGGATTGGCTCCACCGCGGTTGGTGTTGGGGTTGGAGGAAGAGGCGTTGTTGGTCATGATCGGAGACAGGAGACATCtggggtggtggtggtggagattgTATAGGCGGAGGAAACCGGCGAAAGAAGGCGTTGGTTGGGATTAGTTGTTGCGAAGAGGCGCTTGAGATTCTTACAACTGATTTTTGTGGGGGGATCATATTAGCTTCTTGgttaaattttttgtttggtttttaGTAGTGATTAGATTTTAGATTTATGTTAACATATTTTTGGAAAAGATGGAAACCCTATTGCTTCGACTCAcctaaattttatttaagaCATGTTTTTGCAATAGTAAGGGTTTTTAGATGTTGATGATGATCTAACCCTTAAATTTGTAGGAAAGGACACAAAATTGGGACGCAATTACTTGTGttggaaaatttgaaaaaataacaacaatctATGACGCAAAAAAACGTCCTTGAAAAATAACATCATCTTGGAGTGTTGGatgatggaaagttggagaCCCTATTGCTTCGCCTGACCTAGCTAATTTTTATTTAAGACATGTTTTTGCGATTGCAGGGGTTTTAGATGCTGATGATGATCTTACTGTTAAGTTTGTTTGGAAGGGACCTTTTTAGCATATTAAAGATGAAACTTCGAATCGTGAGGAATGACAGAATTAACGCTATTTTCATGTTCTCATGCTTTGTACTTTACGTAGTGATGATCAGTTGATTTTCTCAGGAAATGATGTTTTCAACCTTTATAagtatatggagtagtataataAGACAAAAAATATCTTGCCCTAGTATTTGAACATACATATAGAGTATGCTACAACTTGAAAATTTTCCACCAATATTGATACAATTATAAAGTCCTTGGTACGATAGAATGGAATGAGGATGTAATGAAATGATACTAATTCTTTTGCATTTCTATGATATGAGAATTCTATTCCATTATACCAAGAAAATGAATGAAATTAAAGTCGCAAGGCTAGGGCTTGATTGTCATTTGGAAGATTCGAGTCTGTCGGGCGTTGCCTGAGGGCATCTAACCTTAACCATGTGCGAAAACCAATAGCAAATATATTTGTTGAGGTAAACTATATGGTAAAATTATTAAAAGGGTCAAATATGTTTTAGGATCTAATCAAAATTGGATCTTGAGAGTTGCATTCTTGCTTACCTTGTTTTGTTGGCTAGTACTAGTTTAAATGGTTTTGTTGGCAAAGGCGATTCTCAAGACGCTCAACTACTGTTATGATTTGGTATgtaaaatgaagaaaaatgcGTGTTAACATTTTTTGTGACTTCGATATGGGACATTTGGTTTTACACTTAAACAAAGTTTTATTACAGTCTAGTGTTGAATATGTTTTGTTAATACCTAAAAGCTGGTTGTGGGTTCATAACTCAATTCCatcatttttttgcattttttttcttttcttttcacatGGGTAGCTTTTCTTATGTTGTAATCAATTTGCGAAACTGTTCAAGGGCTTTTAAAACTTGTTAGATTGCTTAGTGATTAAACTAACTTTTCTTTTCTATAATTAAACCAACAAATCGATAAAACAATTGAGAACTAAATTATTTATCTATTCTATGTAATGAAACCGTacacaattatttattttattcatagatGCAAATTAGAATTACTGCATGCCGATCAACATATATTGGACGTAAAAAATGTTGTATTGATAAAACTCCATGTTACACACGCAATACATTCTCAGTCGATAAAACGTTCTTCTTCCAGCAAGACTTAACAACAAGGACCAAGACTCTCTGTTTGCAAATCAAACAACATCTCGATCAAAccacaacaaacaaaacacaacaataATATCAGTATCAATCAAACAACAATTCATCAAACAAactcaaaattataaaaaaaaaaaacaagaaagaagAACTCAAACACTATCTTCAGTTGGAATCCTCTGGAGGCGGCTGGTTCAAATCCGGCACCCTAAAGTTCCCCTCATCCTCTCCCGCATCCTCTCCGCCCTCCTCATCGCCCGCCATATGGAGGTCCGCAAACTCTTCCTCGGCCCGAAACGCCGGGGGCGGATGCACCCCTTTCCAGCCCCGGTCCGGGTGGGACCGCATATGCCCAAAAAGGGCTTTTGTCGAGCTGAAACCTTTGTTACAAACGCTACAGTAATGGTAACCATCACCTGCTTCGCCACCGCCTGCAACACCTTGATTCCTAGCGCCACCACCAGCGCCGCCGTCACGGTTTCTCTTCCTGGCAGCCAGGCTGCCTCCAATACGGAGggccccgccgccgccgccgccgccgacggGTATGGCCTGGGAGCCGAGGCCGTGGGCGCTGGGGCCGGGTAACGGCCACTGCTGAGGTGGCGGAGGGGGCGGGCGGTAGGCGCCAAAAGCGGTGCGGCCCGGGGCGCCCATGGTGGGAGGAGTGCGGGGCGGGGGCTGGTTGTAGAGGGCCAGTTCCCAGGGCTGCTGCGGGGGAGAGCCGCGGCCGCGGGGGTTGGGCTGATCTCTGGCGGGGCGGCGGCGGCCTTCGACGGGGGGAGGGATGGGGTTCGAGGAGGAGCTCTCGCTTCCGGCGGCTTCGTTGTTGTTGCTCATTGTTGGTTGAttggtgttttttttaattcaaatgcGGTGGGAAGGTGAGGTCGGAGATAAGGGGATGGGGGGAAATGGGGGAGGATTTATAGGAAGCGGAGATGGGGAAGAGGTGGCGTTGGTTCACTTTGAAGAGGTGCGAAAATTGATCTCAGAGAATCGCAACGTTTCGGGATACGTTGCATGGatgcagtttttttttttacttcagcaatttatttgtgaataaactgtttttcgaaaattctttttaaattctattatattttaatatgagagagaaaatcGAAATcgtttttaaaagaaataggAAATTAAATACTGTAGAAACGATTTTTTTACGTATAAGTTTAGTGGAATAACAAAATAGTGATGATAAGAAGAGATAAAATGATGTATTCGAGATTTATGTTGtgcatgcacaaaatatataagtaatttaaataataaattttctttgattttttattaatcCCATAACTTTTCAAACTAGTACTTATACAAACTCAtagtttaagaaaataattgttACATGATCAAAATTGAAActaataatcaaaatttaaatataatatgataataaaatgatatcatTATATTTTGAGTGTTAACTAAAAATACATATGTATATCCAAAATGGCttgattttattataatatcatatactagtatattattacatCATGTAACAGTTTTATAATCTAGTTGAATAAACATTTCTAATTGAAACTGGCTTTTTTCACAAATTAATCAGCACATTTCTTCTTTCCAGGTTGGTGTAGTGCCATGTTATTTTCTATCTTGGGATTGCATGCATGACTACCGACTTCTTCTATTTTGACGTTTAAGTGAGAGGTTTCAATATCCCCCGCAATTAGAGTGGAGACCGAGGGCAAACAGTGAGTTTGTTGCGAAGTTTAGAGAAGAATCGAAAGAAAGTGGCTTCATGAGGGCATCTGCAATTTGGTCGGCAGAGGGAACATGACGAACATCCGCTAATTTGGCTTGAACCTtgtaacaaacaaaatgtataTCTAATTCAATATCCTTAGAGCAGCGTGAAGAAATGGGTTCCTGGATAAAGCAATGGTACTGATACTATCTACCCACACAATCGGAGTGCGGGTGGATGAGATTTTGAATTCGGAGAGGAGATAAGTTACCCAAGTGACTTACTTCAGAGACAGTCTGAGCAAGACTTTGGTAATCAGCCTCAATATTGCTTCGAAGGACAACTGGTTGCTTTTTGGAACACTAAGATATCAAGTTCTTACCAAGTTGGATTGTTATCTAGTCAACTGGTTAATAATTCAATCTGCACAATTAGTCAACCCTAAGCATGAGTGCACGATTTGTGAGCCCTAAGCGCAAAGTAAGTTGGTGGTCATGCAAGTTTTTGTCAACTTCATGATGATGATTGAAGGTGGATTATTATTGCAATGCTTATAAAGTACTGACTCTGTCCACCAATAATCGTTTCATTTTGTCATTATCGTCCGTctaccaataaatgtctcatttgctTTGTAACTACATTTGTTAATTGGTGACcttacatttcactaactttattataaaagtaggactcatttttcactaacttttATATCCACTtttactacatttcttaaacaTGTCAGGTCAAACATAGCCTTGTATTGGTtgatgaagggagtatttatatttgaaaaccaaaatcaaatcaaCTCACACCAGCGCACAAATTAGTTACCCTTTTTTAATCTGACTGGAAGTCTAGGACTTGCTAAAAATGATCTTAGGACCTAGTGATAGTTTGCATATTGTAAGGCTCCCACGACACTTCTATACAATTTTCCATCAATGGTCGGATTTCCTTCCACTTTGGACAGTCTAAAGCTCGAGACCATATGTGTTGCATGTTTCTTAGCATTAGGTTGTCATTTCTCACTTTTATATGTTGCATTATGTTACCTTGTCGTTAATGTATTGTTATCGCGATCGTGTCGTGTTAATACGGATCGGATGCATCGCTAACAGTTCATATAGTTGGTGGATCGTGTTCAGTATATGTAGCAGGCCGGGTTCATATTTGAGCTTAAAATTTTTCTTAGCAAGTACTCATGTTCAAGTTTTACCTTAAGAAGTTAGATTCTGTTATGGTGGACTTGTTAATAACTCAATATGCATGATTTGTCAGCCCTAAGCATAAGTGTACGATTTGCCAGCCATGCGAGTTTTAGTGTCGCCCACaatcataagtcataacatcaacatatttgaacctAATTAATAATTTGAGAGGCCGATTAGTTGCAGGAGAAAATAATGCTCCGTATTTCTAGACTGACCACATA
This DNA window, taken from Salvia splendens isolate huo1 chromosome 18, SspV2, whole genome shotgun sequence, encodes the following:
- the LOC121776663 gene encoding translation initiation factor IF-2-like, which codes for MSNNNEAAGSESSSSNPIPPPVEGRRRPARDQPNPRGRGSPPQQPWELALYNQPPPRTPPTMGAPGRTAFGAYRPPPPPPQQWPLPGPSAHGLGSQAIPVGGGGGGGALRIGGSLAARKRNRDGGAGGGARNQGVAGGGEAGDGYHYCSVCNKGFSSTKALFGHMRSHPDRGWKGVHPPPAFRAEEEFADLHMAGDEEGGEDAGEDEGNFRVPDLNQPPPEDSN
- the LOC121776375 gene encoding phosphoinositide phosphatase SAC6-like, translating into MMEKGDPVVQKVYNRMRLWEFPDQYLVEPTDGSSAPFLAVSRYNASFSLTDELPQIISSPKIWTIYGVVGTLKLLAGSYLLVITGRESAGTYVNKPIFRISSMKIFPCDISLKHATEEHKRTESELSQLLHIAENTPGLYFSYEVNLTLSLQRLHGLSEESKLLPLWRQADPRFLWNSYISGFLVDNKLDPYLLPVMQGFTSFQYALGENILKVSLIGRRCNRRTGTRMWTRGADSDGFVANFVETEQIMQLNGHIASFIQVRGSIPLIWDQIVDLTYKPKFFIWNFEPHVVEKHFNDLNKKYGNVLAVNLVNKHGDEGRLCELFGFAMQHIASDNIRYRHFDFHKICGELYIDWLSILYYQIEIFLYKNRYFLLNDKREKVEKQIGVVRTNCVDCLDRTNVTQSMIGRKMLESQIRRVGVFHIDETIRMHPKLDECFKNMWANHGDDISIQYAGTRALKGDFVRFGKRTICGTVREGWTALVRYYLNNFCDGSKQDAIDLLHGHFSWLVLRNRSVEAVASFPLAFSAIVSGIFYAMLSLIRVVDEHDPWNIFISIMWGSMSYLVAMFVKANAPIFCDRPRLNQPRL